The following proteins are encoded in a genomic region of Actinomadura sp. NAK00032:
- a CDS encoding class II aldolase/adducin family protein gives MLLRDERHRICAIGRRLAETGLVTGASGNVSVRSGDLVAVTPGGMMLDRMEPADCPVVNLSAQLVEGEAAPSSETPMHLALYEATPAAAIVHTHSTYGAVVATTMTELPPIHYNTLLLGGVVKVAEYATYGTPELAENVRKAMAGGKRAALMANHGGVTIGRDLDEAFENARLLEWLCGVYVRARTIGEPRILSDEELAAVVERGLTPPEFPRVT, from the coding sequence ATGTTGTTGAGGGACGAACGGCACCGGATCTGCGCGATCGGCCGGCGGCTGGCCGAGACCGGCCTCGTGACGGGCGCGTCGGGCAACGTCAGCGTCCGCTCGGGCGACCTCGTCGCGGTCACGCCCGGCGGGATGATGCTCGACCGGATGGAGCCCGCCGACTGCCCGGTGGTGAACCTGTCCGCGCAGCTCGTGGAGGGGGAGGCGGCGCCGTCGTCGGAGACGCCCATGCACCTCGCGCTCTACGAGGCGACCCCCGCGGCGGCGATCGTGCACACCCACTCGACCTACGGCGCCGTGGTCGCGACGACCATGACCGAGCTGCCGCCGATCCACTACAACACCCTGCTGCTGGGCGGTGTGGTGAAGGTCGCCGAGTACGCCACCTACGGGACGCCCGAACTGGCGGAGAACGTCCGGAAGGCCATGGCGGGCGGCAAGCGCGCCGCGCTGATGGCCAACCACGGCGGCGTCACCATCGGCCGCGACCTGGACGAGGCGTTCGAGAACGCGCGCCTCCTCGAATGGCTGTGCGGCGTCTACGTGCGGGCCAGGACGATCGGGGAGCCGCGGATCCTGAGCGACGAGGAGCTGGCGGCGGTGGTCGAGCGCGGCCTCACGCCGCCGGAGTTCCCGCGTGTAACCTAA